In Archangium violaceum, the following are encoded in one genomic region:
- a CDS encoding DUF1751 domain-containing protein: protein MAAKLAIGLVAGSVLTLAAQATIGRLLVLSPRAVFPGFQLWQPFTYGFVETEPFGIIFGAFALYSIGGGLEMTWGSRRLLQVLWGGTALAGILTVVVGLFVPLPGYYTGGWVMGTMAWVAYGLSIGRGQANFWGIPVSGNVLAGIGAGFVVLNGLRAGWATQVPELFGLGIIFLYVRGGSPRRLWLRFQHWRLQRQVQGRSRHLRVISSDRPNDKYLN from the coding sequence ATGGCGGCCAAGCTGGCGATCGGGCTCGTGGCGGGCTCGGTGTTGACCCTGGCGGCGCAGGCGACGATTGGCAGGCTCCTGGTGCTCTCGCCCCGGGCCGTCTTCCCTGGCTTCCAGCTGTGGCAGCCCTTCACCTACGGCTTCGTCGAGACCGAGCCCTTCGGCATCATCTTCGGCGCCTTCGCCCTGTACTCCATCGGTGGTGGCCTGGAGATGACCTGGGGCTCGCGCCGCCTGCTGCAGGTGCTGTGGGGAGGCACGGCGCTGGCCGGTATCCTCACCGTGGTGGTGGGGCTCTTCGTCCCGCTGCCCGGCTACTACACCGGCGGTTGGGTGATGGGCACCATGGCCTGGGTGGCCTACGGCCTGTCCATCGGGCGCGGTCAGGCGAACTTCTGGGGCATCCCCGTCTCCGGCAACGTGCTGGCGGGCATTGGCGCCGGGTTCGTCGTGCTCAACGGGCTGCGCGCCGGGTGGGCCACCCAGGTGCCCGAGCTGTTCGGGCTCGGCATCATCTTCCTGTACGTGCGCGGCGGCAGCCCCCGCCGCCTGTGGCTGCGCTTCCAGCACTGGCGGCTGCAGCGGCAGGTGCAGGGGCGCTCGCGGCACCTGCGCGTCATCTCCAGCGATCGGCCGAACGACAAGTATCTGAACTGA
- a CDS encoding acetyl-CoA C-acetyltransferase has translation MKSVSKTEEIYFLSGKRTPFGTYGGALKDLSATELAVESARAALAQAKVSPESIQHVIYGNVVQTSADAIYLPRHVGLRTGVPVPVPALGVNRLCGSGFQAFVNAAEMMLTEQADCVLAGGTESMSQAPHVIRGARFGIPLGKGGMEDMLWSALTDSYTGNPMALTAEQLAVDYSLSQDAVDEYAVLTQKRFAAAQEGGRFDQEISPVTLKTKKGETQFARDEHNRPDTTVEGLKKLPKVFKKDGVVHAGAASGICDGAGSMVMATRSFVEKHGLKPIARLVNWGISGCDPKVMGIGPAPAIRRLLERAQCKLGDVELFEVNEAFAPQYLAVEKELGLPRDRTNVNGGAIAVGHPLGASGARITMTLAYELKRRGARYGIGSACIGGGQGIALLIEAL, from the coding sequence ATGAAGAGCGTGTCCAAGACCGAAGAAATCTATTTCCTGTCCGGCAAGCGTACCCCGTTCGGCACGTACGGAGGCGCGCTGAAGGACCTGAGCGCCACGGAGCTGGCCGTTGAGTCGGCCCGCGCGGCGCTCGCGCAGGCGAAGGTGTCTCCAGAGTCCATCCAGCACGTCATCTACGGCAACGTGGTGCAGACGAGCGCGGACGCCATCTATCTGCCGCGGCACGTGGGCCTGCGCACGGGCGTGCCGGTGCCGGTGCCGGCGCTGGGCGTCAACCGGCTGTGCGGCTCGGGCTTCCAGGCCTTCGTCAACGCGGCGGAGATGATGCTCACCGAGCAGGCCGACTGCGTGCTGGCCGGTGGCACCGAGTCCATGAGCCAGGCGCCCCACGTCATCCGCGGCGCCCGCTTCGGCATTCCGCTGGGCAAGGGCGGCATGGAGGACATGCTCTGGAGCGCCCTGACGGACAGCTACACGGGCAACCCCATGGCCCTCACCGCCGAGCAGCTCGCGGTGGACTACTCCCTCTCCCAGGACGCGGTGGACGAGTACGCCGTGCTCACGCAGAAGCGCTTCGCCGCCGCCCAGGAGGGCGGCCGCTTCGACCAGGAGATCTCCCCCGTCACGCTGAAGACGAAGAAGGGCGAGACGCAGTTCGCCCGGGACGAGCACAACCGGCCGGACACCACGGTGGAGGGCCTGAAGAAGCTGCCCAAGGTCTTCAAGAAGGACGGCGTGGTGCACGCGGGCGCCGCCAGCGGCATCTGCGACGGCGCGGGCTCCATGGTGATGGCCACCCGGAGCTTCGTGGAGAAGCACGGCCTCAAGCCCATCGCCCGGCTCGTCAACTGGGGCATCTCCGGGTGCGACCCGAAGGTGATGGGCATCGGCCCGGCCCCCGCCATCCGCCGGCTGCTCGAGCGCGCCCAGTGCAAGCTGGGGGACGTGGAGCTCTTCGAGGTGAACGAGGCCTTCGCCCCGCAGTACCTCGCGGTGGAGAAGGAGCTGGGGCTGCCGCGTGACCGGACCAACGTCAACGGTGGCGCCATCGCCGTGGGCCACCCGCTGGGGGCCTCGGGCGCGCGCATCACCATGACGCTCGCCTACGAGCTCAAGCGCCGGGGGGCCCGCTACGGCATCGGCTCCGCCTGCATCGGCGGTGGCCAGGGCATCGCGCTGTTGATCGAGGCGCTCTGA
- a CDS encoding serine/threonine-protein kinase PknK codes for MDSTLTFEASGESTSSRAPAPLPAGTVIASRFTVECQAGRGGMGAVYRARDSLSGQHVALKLLYGSTPDGLHRFHREATLLDSLQHPGIVSYVSHGTTDSGQPFLAMQWLEGEVLTLRLRRQPLRPGEALALLRRAAEALATAHQQGIVHRDIKPSNLLLRHGRPEDVVLLDFGLARSTLLSPSMTASHAVLGTPGYMAPEQASAHTRLTPAADVFSLGCVLYECLTGRRPFSTSHFVATLAKILFTEPPPLRSARPGLSDAFQELLDRMLVKDPARRLQDAQHVVSALEELLPRLETEPVTDPPRRTPPPLAGVEQQLVSVLLAAPRGRTTGAPVSHAALRESLSTQLAPHGARVELLADGSLVITLRALHGSATDPATLAARCALLIQERWPGAAVVLTTGRGQLDQHLPVGEAMDRAGQLLRQLELLPPQLGTPVLLDEVTAGLLGANFQLTPLHPGLFLLRGLPPGSDESRPLMGRPTPCVGREQELALLEMAFTTCVEEPSAQAVLVTAPPGMGKSRLRHEFLRRLERHRQPVLTLFGRGDPMGAGSADGLIGQALRRLCGITGSEALGLRRMRLLQRIGQNLPPAQVPETVAFLGELCGVPISDEPGPKLRAARGNPQLMSTQVSRALAAFLQAECEQQPVLLVLEDLHWGDVPTLRLMDEALRELAEYPFMVLALARPEVEKLLASHPAARRMQHVPLRGLSRKAGGHLVREVLGADVSETLILRLVEQAAGNALFLEELIRGVAEGRGDATPETVLAMLQARLMRLEPGARQVLLAASILGPTFWSGGVHALLGEEHSAQEVDGWLRQLVAWEWVEPRTTSRFPGETEYRFRHELVRDAAYGLVPDSHRPAGHQLAGLWLEKAGESDPRVLAEHAALGQQPERAVQLHTRAAEQLFSRHDMQGMERYMEAALAQEPSGGALVRLHALRAIAAFWMDDFATLHEVGGAVLPRLKPGEAQWSNLLSGLCMGHGQSGQKEHLLVLYRLLLDTEPEPEARSAYHLALCFMSSMACYVGAIPESNVMMERLEHTGGESIARDAIVRGWSSIARGFRALCLTDEPWQALTWMEKASQAFREAGAERDEVASLTWEAQALLGLGEREGALERARQSMAMAVRVGQLFGITHARQNLMLLLATSPEPAHWQEARVLAHEWVEARVPNRLHLGFALWTLARVDAWEGAIPRAETQAREACEALAPFAPFVPLARWLLGALLLAQGRPAEARQVTELALREVETVGGGGMARVGLLQVLAEACLAEGATTAGEEALRQALHCLRARASDIPDATVRERFLRQVPENARILELAHQRWGDESLV; via the coding sequence ATGGACAGCACCCTGACGTTCGAGGCTTCGGGCGAGTCAACCTCGTCGCGGGCCCCTGCCCCGCTGCCGGCGGGCACCGTCATCGCCAGCCGGTTCACCGTCGAGTGCCAGGCCGGCCGAGGTGGAATGGGCGCTGTCTACCGCGCTCGCGACTCCCTCTCCGGCCAACACGTCGCCCTCAAGCTCCTGTACGGCAGTACCCCCGATGGCCTCCATCGCTTCCATCGCGAGGCCACCCTGCTGGACTCGCTGCAACACCCCGGCATCGTCTCCTACGTCTCCCATGGCACGACCGACTCCGGCCAGCCCTTCCTCGCCATGCAGTGGCTGGAAGGCGAGGTCCTGACCCTCCGCCTCAGGCGCCAGCCACTTCGCCCGGGGGAGGCGCTGGCCCTGCTGCGCCGCGCCGCCGAGGCCCTCGCCACCGCCCACCAGCAGGGGATCGTCCACCGCGACATCAAGCCCTCCAACCTCCTGCTGCGCCACGGCCGCCCCGAGGACGTGGTGTTGCTGGACTTCGGCCTGGCCCGCAGCACCCTGCTCTCCCCCTCGATGACGGCCAGCCATGCCGTGCTCGGCACCCCGGGCTACATGGCTCCCGAGCAGGCCTCGGCCCACACCCGCCTCACTCCCGCCGCCGATGTCTTCTCCCTGGGCTGCGTCCTCTACGAGTGCCTCACCGGCCGGCGCCCCTTCTCCACGTCCCACTTCGTCGCCACCCTCGCCAAGATCCTCTTCACCGAGCCGCCCCCTCTTCGCTCCGCGCGCCCCGGACTCTCCGATGCCTTCCAGGAACTGCTCGACCGCATGCTGGTCAAGGATCCCGCTCGACGGCTCCAGGACGCCCAGCATGTCGTGAGCGCCCTGGAGGAGCTGCTCCCCCGGCTGGAGACGGAACCCGTCACGGACCCACCCCGGCGCACCCCGCCCCCCCTGGCGGGCGTGGAACAACAACTCGTCAGCGTGCTGTTGGCCGCGCCCCGCGGAAGAACCACCGGCGCGCCTGTCTCTCACGCGGCCCTGCGCGAGTCCCTGAGCACCCAGCTCGCCCCCCACGGCGCCCGGGTGGAGCTGCTCGCCGATGGCTCCCTCGTCATCACCCTGAGAGCCCTCCATGGCTCCGCCACCGACCCGGCCACCCTTGCCGCGCGCTGCGCCCTGTTGATCCAGGAGCGCTGGCCCGGGGCCGCGGTGGTGCTCACCACGGGCCGCGGCCAGCTCGACCAGCACCTCCCGGTGGGTGAGGCCATGGACCGCGCCGGCCAGCTGCTCCGCCAGCTGGAGCTGTTGCCCCCGCAGCTCGGCACTCCGGTGCTGCTGGACGAGGTGACGGCGGGGCTGCTCGGCGCCAACTTCCAGCTCACCCCCCTCCACCCCGGCCTCTTCCTGCTGCGGGGTCTGCCACCGGGCTCGGACGAGTCCCGGCCGCTCATGGGCAGACCCACCCCCTGCGTTGGCCGCGAGCAGGAGCTGGCCCTCCTGGAGATGGCCTTCACCACCTGCGTGGAGGAGCCCTCCGCGCAGGCCGTGCTGGTCACCGCCCCCCCGGGGATGGGCAAGTCCCGCCTCCGGCATGAGTTCCTCCGCCGCCTCGAGCGCCACAGGCAACCCGTGCTGACGCTGTTCGGCCGGGGAGACCCCATGGGCGCGGGCTCGGCGGATGGGCTCATCGGCCAGGCCCTGCGAAGGCTGTGCGGCATCACCGGCAGCGAGGCGCTCGGACTCCGGCGGATGCGGCTGCTCCAGCGCATCGGCCAGAACCTGCCTCCCGCCCAGGTGCCGGAGACCGTGGCGTTCCTCGGCGAGCTGTGCGGCGTTCCCATCTCCGACGAGCCCGGCCCCAAGCTGCGGGCCGCCCGCGGCAACCCGCAGTTGATGAGCACCCAGGTGAGCCGGGCACTGGCGGCCTTCCTCCAGGCCGAGTGCGAACAACAACCGGTCCTGCTCGTGCTGGAGGATCTCCACTGGGGCGACGTGCCCACCCTGCGGCTGATGGACGAGGCGCTGCGTGAGCTGGCCGAGTACCCCTTCATGGTGCTGGCCCTGGCCCGGCCCGAGGTCGAAAAGCTCCTCGCGAGCCATCCGGCGGCGCGGCGCATGCAGCACGTGCCGCTCCGGGGGTTGAGCCGCAAGGCCGGAGGCCACCTGGTGCGCGAGGTGCTCGGCGCGGACGTGTCCGAGACCCTCATCCTCCGGCTCGTCGAGCAGGCCGCGGGCAATGCGCTCTTCCTCGAGGAGCTCATCCGGGGCGTCGCCGAGGGCCGTGGAGACGCCACACCGGAGACGGTGCTGGCCATGCTCCAGGCGCGCTTGATGCGGCTGGAGCCCGGAGCCCGTCAGGTGTTGCTGGCCGCCAGCATCCTGGGCCCCACCTTCTGGTCCGGCGGCGTGCACGCGCTGCTGGGCGAGGAGCACTCGGCCCAGGAGGTGGACGGGTGGTTGCGACAGCTCGTGGCGTGGGAGTGGGTGGAGCCGCGAACCACCAGCCGCTTCCCGGGCGAGACCGAGTACCGCTTCCGGCACGAGCTGGTCCGCGACGCCGCCTACGGGCTGGTGCCCGACAGCCACAGGCCGGCGGGCCACCAGCTCGCGGGCCTCTGGCTGGAGAAGGCGGGGGAGAGCGATCCGCGCGTGCTGGCCGAGCATGCCGCGCTGGGCCAGCAGCCCGAGCGGGCCGTCCAGCTCCACACCCGAGCCGCCGAGCAGCTCTTCTCGCGCCATGACATGCAGGGCATGGAGCGGTACATGGAGGCGGCCCTGGCGCAGGAGCCCAGCGGGGGGGCGTTGGTGCGGCTGCACGCGCTGCGCGCCATCGCGGCCTTCTGGATGGACGACTTCGCGACCCTGCACGAGGTGGGGGGCGCCGTGCTGCCCAGGCTGAAGCCGGGTGAAGCCCAGTGGAGCAACCTGCTCAGCGGGCTGTGCATGGGCCATGGCCAGAGCGGGCAGAAGGAACACCTGCTCGTCCTGTATCGGCTGCTGCTCGACACCGAGCCGGAGCCAGAGGCCCGGAGCGCCTACCATCTGGCGCTGTGCTTCATGAGCAGCATGGCCTGCTACGTGGGCGCCATCCCCGAGTCCAACGTGATGATGGAGCGGCTGGAGCACACGGGGGGCGAGAGCATCGCCCGGGACGCCATCGTGCGCGGCTGGAGCAGCATCGCGCGGGGCTTCCGGGCGCTGTGCCTGACGGACGAGCCCTGGCAGGCGCTGACCTGGATGGAGAAGGCAAGCCAGGCCTTCCGCGAGGCCGGTGCGGAGCGCGACGAGGTGGCCTCCCTCACATGGGAGGCCCAGGCGCTGCTGGGGCTCGGAGAGCGCGAGGGAGCGTTGGAGCGGGCGCGCCAGAGCATGGCCATGGCGGTGCGGGTGGGGCAGCTCTTCGGCATCACCCATGCCCGGCAGAACCTGATGCTGCTGCTGGCGACCAGCCCCGAGCCCGCCCATTGGCAGGAGGCCCGCGTCCTGGCGCACGAGTGGGTGGAGGCCCGCGTCCCCAACCGGCTGCACCTGGGCTTCGCGCTCTGGACGCTGGCGCGGGTGGACGCCTGGGAGGGAGCGATCCCCAGAGCCGAGACCCAGGCGCGCGAGGCGTGCGAGGCGTTGGCGCCCTTCGCGCCCTTCGTGCCCCTCGCGCGCTGGCTGCTGGGGGCCCTGCTGCTCGCCCAGGGACGCCCGGCCGAGGCCCGTCAGGTGACGGAGCTCGCGCTGCGCGAGGTGGAGACGGTGGGCGGCGGAGGCATGGCCCGGGTGGGCCTGCTCCAGGTATTGGCCGAGGCCTGCCTGGCCGAGGGCGCCACCACCGCGGGTGAAGAAGCGCTGCGCCAGGCCCTGCACTGCCTGCGTGCCCGCGCCAGCGACATTCCCGATGCCACCGTGCGCGAGCGCTTCCTGCGGCAGGTGCCCGAGAACGCTCGCATCCTCGAGCTGGCCCACCAGCGCTGGGGCGACGAATCTCTCGTTTAG
- a CDS encoding serine/threonine-protein kinase PknK, whose protein sequence is MDSTLSFDSTVKSQSPRATAHLATGTVIASRFTVESQAGRGGTGSVYRARDSLTGQTVALKFLHVAIPETLQRFHREATLLASLHHPGIVSYVAHGTTDAGLPFLAMQWLEGEDLAHRLARQPLHLEEILALLRRAAEALSAAHQRGIVHRDIKPSNLLLRHGRPEDVVLLDFGLARDTLPDSAMTASHMVLGTPGYMAPEQASPQSRITPAADVFSLGCVLYECLTGQRAFSASHFAAVLAKILFAEPPPLRSARPELPSAFQELLDLMLAKDPARRLQDASHVTSTLARLQPLLETAHATEAPRLPTPHLAGVEQQLFSVMLAAPRERTTTPGSRVPLRDSLSTLLAPHGARVELLADGSLVVTLKAIHGSAVDPAALAARCALTVQERWPETSVVLTTGRGRFDQHIPVGEAMDRAGQLLRQFEQLPASLGAPVLLDEVTAGLLGSSIQVSRPLPGLFLLQAPQLGSDESRPLLGRPTPCVGREQELTLLEVAFNTCVEEPAAQAVLVTGPAGVGKSRLRHEFLRRLERRGRTVLKLLGRGDPMSAGSADGLIGQALRRLCGISGSEPHEDRKTRLLQRIGQHLPPEQAQELIPFLGELCGIPFSDEDNPRLRAARGDPRLMSTQVSRALVGFLQAECKRAPVLLVLEDLHWGDVLTLRMVDDVLRELAEHPFMVLALARPEVEQLLASYPAARRMQQVPLRGLSRKASGHLVREVLGTGVTEFLIDRLVEQAAGNALFLEELIRGVAEGRGDATPETVLAMLQARLMRLEPGARQVLLAASILGRTFWSGGARALLGEDRSAQELDGWLRQLVEWEWVEQQTTSRFPGETEYRFRHALVRDAAYGLVPDSHKPAGHQHAGLWLEKAGESDPRVLAEHAALGQQPERAIQLYTRAADQLFERHDMQDMERCMEAALGLGPTGEALVRLHALRATAAFWMDDFATLHEVGSAVLPRMKPGEARWSNLISGLCLGYGQSAQKEHLLALHRLLLDTEPEPEARSAYDLALCFMSCMDCYVGAIREADEAFERLEHMGRESIARNAIVRGWRNIAHGFRALSLTDGAWPALTWSEKSSQSFREVGAERDEVASLGWGAQALLALGNGEGAVERARQGMELAVRVGQLFGIAHARYNLMQVLADSPEPAHQEEAHALALEWVEARVPNRLHLGSALWVLARVAMWKGATTEAETRARMACEALEPFVPFVPRARWLLGSLLLSQGRPAEARQVMELALREAEAVGGGGSTRVGLLQVLAEACLAEGATPAGEEALRRALHCLRARASDIPDVTVRERFLRRVPENARVLELAHQRWGESFSS, encoded by the coding sequence ATGGACAGCACCCTGTCGTTCGACAGCACGGTCAAGTCGCAATCACCGCGCGCCACCGCCCACCTGGCGACGGGAACCGTCATCGCCAGCCGCTTCACGGTGGAGTCCCAGGCGGGCCGCGGCGGAACGGGCTCTGTCTACCGCGCTCGCGACTCGCTCACCGGCCAGACCGTCGCCCTCAAGTTCCTGCACGTCGCCATCCCCGAGACACTCCAGCGCTTCCACCGGGAGGCGACCCTGCTGGCCTCCCTGCACCACCCCGGGATCGTCTCCTACGTCGCGCACGGCACCACCGATGCCGGCCTGCCCTTCCTCGCCATGCAGTGGCTGGAGGGCGAGGACCTGGCCCATCGCCTCGCGCGTCAGCCGCTTCACCTGGAGGAGATTCTGGCCCTGCTGCGCCGCGCCGCCGAGGCCCTCTCCGCCGCCCACCAGCGCGGCATCGTCCACCGCGACATCAAGCCCTCCAACCTCCTGCTGCGCCACGGCCGCCCCGAGGACGTGGTGCTGCTGGACTTCGGCCTGGCGCGCGACACCCTGCCCGACTCCGCCATGACGGCCAGCCACATGGTGCTCGGCACTCCGGGCTACATGGCGCCCGAGCAGGCCTCGCCCCAATCCCGCATCACTCCCGCAGCCGACGTCTTCTCCCTGGGCTGCGTCCTCTACGAGTGTCTCACCGGCCAGCGTGCCTTCTCCGCGTCCCACTTCGCCGCCGTCCTCGCCAAGATCCTCTTCGCCGAGCCGCCACCTCTTCGCTCCGCGCGCCCCGAGCTTCCCTCCGCCTTCCAGGAACTGCTCGACCTCATGCTGGCCAAGGACCCCGCTCGACGGCTCCAGGACGCGTCCCATGTCACGAGCACCCTGGCGCGACTGCAACCCCTCCTGGAAACGGCACACGCCACCGAGGCCCCCCGGCTCCCGACGCCCCATCTGGCTGGAGTGGAACAACAACTCTTCAGCGTGATGTTGGCCGCGCCCCGCGAAAGAACCACCACGCCCGGCTCACGCGTGCCCCTGCGCGATTCCCTGAGCACCCTGCTCGCCCCCCACGGCGCCCGCGTGGAGCTGCTGGCCGATGGCTCCCTCGTCGTCACCTTGAAGGCCATCCACGGCTCCGCCGTCGATCCGGCCGCCCTGGCCGCGCGCTGCGCTCTCACGGTGCAGGAGCGCTGGCCCGAAACCTCCGTGGTCCTCACCACCGGCCGCGGCCGGTTCGACCAGCACATTCCGGTGGGCGAGGCCATGGACCGCGCCGGCCAGCTGCTCCGCCAGTTTGAGCAGTTGCCCGCGAGTCTTGGCGCCCCGGTGCTGCTGGATGAGGTGACGGCGGGGCTGCTCGGCTCCAGCATCCAGGTCTCCCGCCCCCTTCCCGGGCTCTTCCTGCTGCAGGCTCCACAGCTCGGCTCGGACGAGTCCCGGCCGCTCCTGGGCAGACCCACCCCCTGCGTCGGCCGCGAGCAGGAGCTGACCCTGTTGGAAGTCGCCTTCAACACCTGCGTGGAGGAGCCCGCCGCGCAGGCCGTGCTGGTGACCGGCCCCGCGGGAGTGGGCAAGTCCCGCCTCCGCCATGAGTTCCTCCGCCGCCTGGAGCGCCGCGGGCGGACGGTGCTGAAGCTGCTCGGCCGGGGAGACCCCATGAGCGCGGGCTCGGCGGACGGGCTCATCGGCCAGGCCCTGCGAAGGTTGTGCGGCATCTCCGGCAGCGAGCCGCACGAGGACCGGAAGACGCGGCTGCTCCAGCGCATCGGCCAGCACCTGCCCCCGGAACAGGCCCAGGAGCTCATCCCGTTTCTCGGAGAGCTGTGCGGCATTCCCTTCTCCGATGAGGACAACCCGAGGCTGCGCGCCGCCCGCGGCGATCCGCGGCTCATGAGCACCCAGGTGAGCCGGGCGCTGGTGGGCTTCCTCCAGGCCGAGTGCAAGAGGGCTCCCGTGTTGCTGGTGCTGGAGGATCTCCACTGGGGTGACGTGCTCACCCTCCGGATGGTGGACGATGTCCTGCGAGAGCTGGCCGAGCATCCCTTCATGGTGCTGGCCCTGGCCCGGCCCGAGGTCGAGCAGCTCCTGGCGAGCTACCCGGCGGCGCGGCGCATGCAACAGGTGCCCCTGCGAGGGTTGAGTCGCAAGGCGAGCGGCCATCTGGTACGCGAGGTGCTCGGCACGGGGGTGACCGAGTTCCTCATCGACCGGCTCGTCGAGCAGGCCGCGGGCAATGCGCTCTTCCTCGAGGAGCTCATCCGAGGCGTCGCCGAGGGGCGTGGAGACGCCACACCGGAGACGGTGCTGGCCATGCTCCAGGCGCGCCTGATGCGGCTGGAGCCCGGAGCCCGTCAGGTGTTGCTGGCCGCCAGCATTCTCGGCCGCACCTTCTGGTCCGGTGGCGCGCGCGCGCTGCTGGGCGAGGATCGCTCCGCCCAGGAGCTGGACGGGTGGTTGCGGCAACTCGTGGAGTGGGAGTGGGTGGAGCAGCAAACCACCAGCCGCTTCCCGGGAGAGACCGAGTACCGCTTCCGCCACGCGCTGGTCCGCGACGCCGCCTACGGGCTGGTGCCCGACAGCCACAAGCCGGCGGGCCATCAGCACGCGGGCCTCTGGCTGGAGAAGGCGGGAGAGAGCGACCCGCGCGTGCTGGCCGAGCATGCCGCGCTGGGCCAGCAGCCCGAGCGGGCCATCCAGCTCTACACCCGGGCCGCGGATCAGCTCTTCGAACGCCATGACATGCAGGACATGGAGCGGTGCATGGAGGCGGCCCTGGGACTGGGGCCCACCGGAGAGGCGTTGGTGCGGCTGCACGCGCTGAGGGCCACCGCGGCCTTCTGGATGGACGACTTCGCGACCCTGCACGAGGTGGGAAGCGCCGTGCTGCCCAGGATGAAGCCCGGCGAGGCCCGGTGGAGCAACCTGATCAGCGGACTGTGTCTGGGCTATGGCCAGAGCGCTCAGAAGGAGCACCTGCTCGCCCTGCACCGGCTGCTGCTCGACACCGAGCCGGAGCCGGAGGCCCGGAGCGCCTACGACCTGGCCCTTTGCTTCATGAGCTGCATGGACTGCTATGTGGGCGCCATCCGCGAGGCCGATGAGGCCTTCGAGCGACTGGAGCACATGGGACGTGAGAGCATCGCTCGGAATGCCATCGTGCGCGGCTGGAGGAACATCGCGCATGGCTTCCGGGCACTGAGCCTGACGGATGGGGCCTGGCCGGCACTGACCTGGAGCGAGAAGTCCAGCCAGTCCTTCCGCGAGGTCGGCGCGGAACGTGACGAGGTGGCGTCCCTCGGATGGGGGGCCCAGGCGCTGCTGGCACTCGGAAACGGCGAGGGAGCGGTGGAGCGGGCGCGCCAGGGCATGGAGCTGGCGGTGCGGGTGGGGCAGCTCTTCGGCATCGCCCACGCCCGGTACAACCTGATGCAGGTGCTGGCGGACAGCCCCGAGCCGGCGCACCAGGAGGAGGCCCATGCCCTGGCGCTCGAATGGGTGGAGGCCCGGGTCCCCAACCGGTTGCACCTGGGCTCCGCGCTCTGGGTGCTGGCGCGGGTGGCGATGTGGAAGGGGGCGACCACCGAGGCCGAGACCCGGGCCCGCATGGCCTGCGAGGCACTGGAGCCGTTCGTCCCCTTCGTGCCCCGCGCACGCTGGCTGCTGGGAAGCCTGCTGCTCTCCCAGGGACGCCCGGCCGAGGCTCGCCAGGTGATGGAGCTCGCGCTGCGGGAAGCGGAGGCGGTGGGCGGTGGAGGAAGCACCCGGGTGGGACTGCTCCAGGTGTTGGCCGAGGCCTGCCTGGCCGAGGGCGCCACCCCCGCGGGCGAGGAAGCCCTGCGCCGCGCCCTGCACTGCCTGCGTGCCCGCGCCAGCGACATTCCCGATGTCACCGTGCGCGAGCGCTTCCTGCGGCGGGTGCCCGAGAACGCCCGCGTCCTCGAGCTGGCCCACCAGCGCTGGGGCGAGTCCTTCAGCTCATGA